DNA sequence from the Streptomyces canus genome:
CGCGCTGACGCTGGAGTCCCTGCGTCCCGGCGGCATGTCGCTGGAGGCGTCGTTCGAGTGGAGTGTGCTGGTCGGCACCCAGGAACGTCCGCTCTCGGGGCTGCGCAAGATGTCGCAGGACAAGAAGACGGCGCGAGCACTGTGGACGCTTCCGCTGGCCGAGGCCGACATCGCCGCGTTCGGTGAGCGTTCCCCGTACTTCCAGGACACCCTCACCCACGACGCCTCCTCCCCGCGGTGGGACGGGATCGACCACAGCCACCGGGTCGCCGACGTGACCGTGCCGGTCAGCTCGGTCGGCGGCTGGTACGACATCTTCCTGCCCGGCCAGCTGCGCGACTTCCAAGTGCTGCAGGAGAAGGGGCGTTCCGCACGGCTGACGGTCGGCCCGTGGACGCACGCGGAGTTCACCGGCACGCCGGTCGAGGAGGCGGTGGACTTCGGTCTCGCCCACGCCCGCGGCGTCCAGCCGCCACACCGCGCGCCGGTCCGGCTGTACGTGATGGGCGAGGACGCGTGGCGCTCGTTCGACTCCTGGCCACCGGCCGGGTACTCGCCACAGCGTTTCCACCTCGGTGCCGCGGGTGCGCTGACTTCGGAGCCACCTGCTGAGTCCTCGGTGGACACTTACCGCTACGACCCGGCCGACCCCACCCCGACGGCCGGCGGCGTGCGGCTGGCTGTGGGCGCCGCCGGACGGGCCGAGAACACCGAGCTCGAGGCCCGCCCGGACGTGCTCACCTACACCACACCGGTACTCGACCAGGACGTCGAGGCCGTCGGTGAGGTCAGCGCCGAGATCTGGTTCTCCTCCAGCCTGCCGCACGCCGACGTGTTCGTGCGGCTCTGCGACGTCGACCAGGAGGGCCGGTCGTGGAACGTGTGCGACGGCCTGGTGAGCCTTACCGACGCCGCCGAACCACAGGGCGTCTCTGTGACGTTGTGGCCGACGGCGTACCGCTTCCGGCGCGGGCATCGCATTCGCGTCCAGGTCGCCAGCGGCACTTTCCCGCGGTACACCCGCAATCCCGGCACCGGCGAGTCTCCAGCCACCGCCACCACGCTGCTCGCCGCCGACCAGACCGTCCACTTCGGGCCAGATCGGCCGTCCGCCATCACGCTTCCGGTCCTCGGGTCAGCCTGAGGACAGCTGTCACGCGGTCCGGCACGGCGACACCGTCCGGACCGCGATGTCGGCCGACCTCGACAACGCCCAGGGCGCTGGGGCGACAGAGATTGTCAGTGCCCGGCGCCACGGTTTTCGAGTCACTGACCGAAACGACGGGATCGTCGTGGACAAAGTGACCAAGGCCGCCGACTCCTCGCAGGTCACCGCCGCGACCAACCCTGTCGAGACAGGGACGATCAGCCGGGACGGCACCACGGTCATCGCCACCGTCAACTACAAGGTGGCGCACGACAAGCTCACCGACGCCACCAGGAACACGCTCCAGGAGGCAGCCCAGCAGGGCCGGGACGGGGGGCCTGACGGTGGAGATCGGTGGCGATGCGCTGCACGAGTCGGCGTCCGACAAGGCGGTGGCGGTCAGCATCGCCATCGACGCGCTGGTGCTCCTGATAACGTCCGGTTCACTGGCCGCGGCCGGCATGCGGTCAACGCGGCCGTCGGCGTGGGACTGCCTCGGATCAGGGACGGCCCTTCAGCGCCTGGAGGCCGCGTCACAGGAGCGCGCTGATGCCGACGATGTGTCTGACCTGCAGCACCACACTGTGGCGGCCACGCGAAGACCGGGCACGGCGACGGAGTGTCTCGCCGCCATCCGTCACGGCTAATCCTGCCGATCATCGACAGGAGATGAGCGGCCCCTCGCTCGGCGACGACACGGCCTGAACCGGATTGCCACCGTCGAGTCCCAGCCTCCCCTTGGTCCATGTCAGCTCCGTCGCCGTGACCGCCGGTCTCTGCGTTGTCCGGTCGAGGAGCCCGGGTACGCCAGAGCACATCTCTGTCTGGCGACGGCGCTGGTTGCAACAGGTGGAGACTTCCTTTGTACCCGGCGTCGGGTGGCCGGACGAGTGCGTTCGGGACCCCGCGGCGACGGGGAGTTCTACTGCCCGGAACCGCTTGTTGGCGTGGTGTCCGGGGGGCGGGAACATAGCGGGCATGCCTGATCTTCCGGCCGCTCACGGTCACCCGGTCGTCGATATCCACGCTCATTACTTCCCGTCCGCGCTGCGTCCGCCGACTCGGGTGGCTGACGATCCGCGTTGGCCGTTCCTGGTCATCGACGAGGGCGGCGGGGCGGGGCGGATCATGCGCGGCACCGAGGTCTTTCGGCGTGTGAAGCCCGCCCTGTGGGACATGCAGGCCCGGCTGGCCGAGCTGGATGCGGCAGGCGTCGACATGCAGGTGATCTCGCCGGTGCCGGTGACCTTGTCGATGTGGGCGGAGGGCAAGGACGCCGCGGAGTTCCTGCGCCGGCAGAACGACCTGTTCGCCGAGGCCGTGTCCGCGTCGGGGGGCCGGCTGCGCGGTCTGGGTGCCGTACCTCTGCAGGATGTCGACGCGGCCATCACCGAAATGCTGCGCGTCAAGGAGGAGCTGCGGCTGGACGGAGTGGAGATCGGCACCCGCATCGGTGATCTGGAGCTGGATGCTCCGATGCTCAGGCCGTTCTTCGCGGCGGCGCAGGAGGCGGGGGTGCCACTCTTCGTCCATCCCACGGACGTCGCGCACGCGGTACGCCGTGCGGAGCCGATGTACTCGTTCGGTGTCGGCATGCTGACGGACACCGCTCTGGCGGCGACCGCGCTGGTCTTCGGCGGGGTGCTGGAGGAGTTTCCGGAGCTGCGGGTCGCCCTGGCACACGGTTGCGGCGCGTTCCCCTGGACGTATCCGCGTACGGCGTACGGGGACGCGCTCCTGCGGGGCGGCCCCGATCCCGAGCGCACCGCCCAGCTCAACCGGCTGGTTGGCTCGTTGTGGGCGGA
Encoded proteins:
- a CDS encoding CocE/NonD family hydrolase; translated protein: MRQERADGLATLDWLVAQPWSDAIVLYGPSYLGYVQWAVADQLPPQVKAMIPVVTESALTLESLRPGGMSLEASFEWSVLVGTQERPLSGLRKMSQDKKTARALWTLPLAEADIAAFGERSPYFQDTLTHDASSPRWDGIDHSHRVADVTVPVSSVGGWYDIFLPGQLRDFQVLQEKGRSARLTVGPWTHAEFTGTPVEEAVDFGLAHARGVQPPHRAPVRLYVMGEDAWRSFDSWPPAGYSPQRFHLGAAGALTSEPPAESSVDTYRYDPADPTPTAGGVRLAVGAAGRAENTELEARPDVLTYTTPVLDQDVEAVGEVSAEIWFSSSLPHADVFVRLCDVDQEGRSWNVCDGLVSLTDAAEPQGVSVTLWPTAYRFRRGHRIRVQVASGTFPRYTRNPGTGESPATATTLLAADQTVHFGPDRPSAITLPVLGSA
- a CDS encoding amidohydrolase family protein gives rise to the protein MPDLPAAHGHPVVDIHAHYFPSALRPPTRVADDPRWPFLVIDEGGGAGRIMRGTEVFRRVKPALWDMQARLAELDAAGVDMQVISPVPVTLSMWAEGKDAAEFLRRQNDLFAEAVSASGGRLRGLGAVPLQDVDAAITEMLRVKEELRLDGVEIGTRIGDLELDAPMLRPFFAAAQEAGVPLFVHPTDVAHAVRRAEPMYSFGVGMLTDTALAATALVFGGVLEEFPELRVALAHGCGAFPWTYPRTAYGDALLRGGPDPERTAQLNRLVGSLWADALVFDPEHLRLVAERVGAGHLMLGTDHPFLTAPLETALTTVTGAAEQNVLSESETARVLGRNALEFLGL